A region from the Kineothrix sp. IPX-CK genome encodes:
- a CDS encoding response regulator transcription factor produces MPKLLIVDDDIHLRKLVMTYAELDGYQCEETENGQKAIEKVNSTQFDIVVLDVMMPELDGFETLGEIRKESQVPVIMLTSRSEEYDKLLGFHLGADDYVPKPFSPKELMARIGAVLKRSGKRSCDKLSFGEFCVSPGSRTVTAGEKVLNLPPKEFELLLYLAQNEGLVLSREQLLNKVWGYDYYGDTRTVDTHIKSLREHLGDYRKVIQTAWGVGYKFEYE; encoded by the coding sequence ACATCTCCGGAAGCTGGTGATGACTTATGCTGAATTAGATGGATATCAGTGCGAAGAGACAGAAAACGGTCAGAAAGCTATTGAAAAAGTAAATAGTACACAGTTTGATATCGTTGTGCTGGATGTCATGATGCCGGAACTCGATGGCTTTGAAACTCTGGGGGAAATACGCAAGGAAAGTCAGGTTCCGGTTATTATGCTTACTTCCCGCAGCGAGGAATATGACAAGCTGTTAGGCTTTCATCTTGGAGCGGACGATTATGTACCGAAGCCGTTTAGTCCAAAGGAACTGATGGCCCGTATCGGTGCTGTACTCAAGCGCAGCGGAAAAAGATCATGTGATAAGCTTTCTTTTGGAGAGTTTTGTGTTTCGCCCGGTTCAAGAACAGTAACCGCAGGTGAAAAAGTACTTAACCTGCCTCCTAAGGAGTTTGAGCTTCTACTGTATCTTGCACAGAATGAAGGACTTGTTCTCAGCCGGGAACAGCTGTTGAATAAGGTCTGGGGTTATGACTATTATGGCGACACACGTACCGTAGATACGCATATCAAATCACTTCGGGAACATCTGGGCGACTACAGGAAAGTAATTCAAACGGCATGGGGGGTTGGGTATAAATTTGAATATGAATAA